In Oryza sativa Japonica Group chromosome 2, ASM3414082v1, the following are encoded in one genomic region:
- the LOC107276690 gene encoding uncharacterized protein — protein MSESIPDKQIVVRFPNHVLPASLRENMGKEGATVDNMDPSCPFLVLEKYDRKKSYEWLNLRAAWVAKSMPNDIIIPDPTPERVRDAFSEISRSLSNVMAEDSVQCFLNMFLESPSTFAYRFTITSETLTFMIRYNALRCMKAVLEGKAPGLGSMHANPNCMSPYGCFPLHEAAERCSPRMIRLLFRHGASANVRTLADDGTTGVDQGRLLPLHVAVENTCLHKCLVDNVSPMQYREDCVYRLVHLLCLPDMIVSLEVIRLLAQKTDNVVDELWNYMKNGKLAQATVLFLAAQKHFRKGKPNGFSIIAQRIFGDYDSLTSDKGNGEAHKQLEERKALLNCQCLLYNIISQAGEALYDYVQTHSEVSHVEVLAHVSSILKEFGFCPKEEYIDTMNLSPYNLDNFYSVVFQEGQTKPVEQTSSPNAAEKKAMRKIRLTGSEPSLKRRGFFRYRRLPVEAQSLSTAADDKSLRLHGGQLRNYSSTSMSNESLVPNHNIGLLGRIQQLIDSHQSRRCRTAAFDVLRKVLKHA, from the exons ATGTCGGAATCGATTCCAG ACAAGCAAATAGTGGTGAGATTTCCCAATCATGTACTGCCAGCAAGTTTGCGCGAAAATATGGGCAAAGAAGGAGCAACCGTAGATAACATGGATCCTTCCTGTCCTTTTCTAGTTCTTGAGAAATATGATAGAAAAAAGTCCTATGAG TGGCTGAATCTAAGAGCTGCTTGGGTCGCCAAGTCCATGCCAAATGATATAATTATCCCAGACCCTACTCCTGAG AGGGTGCGAGATGCCTTCTCTGAAATATCTCGCAGCTTGAGCAATGTCATGGCAGAGGACAGCGTCCAGTGCTTCCTAAACATGTTCTTGGAATCTCCTTCAACCTTCGCATACAGGTTCACCATCACCTCAGAAACCTTAACCTTCATGATCAGGTACAATGCCTTGCGATGCATGAAAGCCGTGTTGGAGGGCAAGGCACCTGGCCTCGGCTCGATGCACGCCAATCCAAACTGCATGAGCCCGTATGGATGCTTCCCTCTCCATGAGGCTGCAGAACGGTGTTCGCCTCGGATGATCAGGTTGCTCTTCAGGCACGGAGCTTCAGCAAACGTAAGAACACTCGCTGATGATGGTACGACCGGCGTTGATCAGGGACGGCTACTGCCGCTCCATGTTGCAGTTGAGAATACTTGCTTGCATAAGTGTCTTGTGGACAATGTGTCTCCTATGCAGTATCGTGAGGATTGCGTCTACAGGCTCGTTCATCTGCTGTGCCTACCTGATATG ATAGTTTCCTTGGAGGTGATTAGACTGCTTGCCCAAAAAACAGATAATGTAGTCGATGAGCTCTGGAATTACATGAAGAACGGCAAGCTTGCACAGGCCACAGTTTTATTCCTGGCAGCCCAAAAACATTTTCGCAAGGGCAAACCTAATGGGTTTTCTATCATCGCGCAACGCATATTTGGAGACTATGATTCCCTAACGTCTGACAAAGGTAATGGAGAGGCACATAAGCAGTTGGAGGAAAGAAAAGCACTTTTGAATTGCCAATGTCTGCTTTATAATATAATTTCGCAAGCTGGCGAGGCTCTTTATGATTACGTTCAGACACATTCAGAG GTGTCCCACGTGGAGGTCCTTGCGCATGTCTCATCTATTCTCAAGGAATTTGGGTTTTGCCCCAAGGAAGAGTACATTGACACCATGAACCT GTCTCCTTATAACCTGGATAATTTTTACAGCGTCGTATTTCAGGAAG GTCAAACCAAGCCAGTTGAACAAACGTCTTCTCCGAATGCTGCAGAGAAAAAG GCTATGAGAAAAATAAGACTTACAGGATCTGAACCATCATTAAAGAGGAGAGGTTTTTTCCGCTACAGGAGATTACCAGTAGAGGCCCAGTCTCTATCCACAGCAGCAGATGACAAGTCTCTACGACTCCATGGTGGACAGCTCCGTAATTATTCGAGTACTTCGATGAGCAATGAGTCTTTGGTTCCTAATCATAATATTGGTCTCTTGGGAAGAATTCAGCAACTAATAGATTCCCATCAATCAAGAAGGTGCCGTACTGCTGCATTCGATGTGCTCAGGAAGGTGCTAAAGCATGCATGA